The following are encoded together in the Streptomyces tsukubensis genome:
- the ddaH gene encoding dimethylargininase: protein MQGKTGRRPTHPRTASRRRYLMCRPTYFDVTYSINVWMDPSRPTSARTGQEQWKGLHDTFSTLGHRVELIEPVPGLPDMVFSANGATVVDGRALVARFRDRQRADESAAYLDWFRAAGWSEVCQAEYVNEGEGDFLFTGTEILAGTGFRSDQRAHDEVRDFFGRPVVSLRLVDPRFYHLDTALSHLGDGEIMYYPGAFSKESRSILSERFPNAILADESDAAVFGLNAVSDGKNVLLPQAATGLAARLRDRGYTPVGADLTELLKAGGSVKCCTLELRE, encoded by the coding sequence TTGCAGGGAAAGACTGGGCGACGCCCGACTCACCCCAGGACGGCTTCGCGACGGCGTTATCTGATGTGCCGTCCCACGTATTTCGACGTCACATATTCGATCAACGTGTGGATGGACCCGTCCCGGCCCACCTCCGCGCGGACAGGACAGGAACAGTGGAAGGGGCTGCACGACACGTTCAGCACCCTCGGACACCGCGTGGAGCTGATCGAACCGGTGCCGGGCCTGCCCGACATGGTCTTCTCCGCCAACGGCGCCACCGTCGTGGACGGCAGAGCGCTCGTCGCGCGGTTCCGCGACCGGCAGCGGGCCGACGAGTCCGCTGCCTACCTCGACTGGTTCCGCGCGGCCGGCTGGTCCGAGGTGTGCCAGGCCGAGTACGTCAACGAGGGGGAAGGTGATTTCCTCTTCACCGGCACGGAAATCCTGGCCGGCACCGGATTCCGCAGCGATCAGCGCGCACACGACGAAGTGCGTGATTTCTTCGGCCGCCCAGTGGTGTCCCTGAGGCTGGTCGACCCACGGTTCTACCATCTCGACACGGCACTCTCCCATCTCGGAGACGGCGAAATAATGTACTATCCGGGCGCGTTTTCGAAGGAGAGTCGGTCAATTCTTTCCGAGCGATTCCCGAACGCCATTCTGGCCGATGAGTCCGACGCCGCCGTCTTCGGCCTCAACGCGGTTTCCGACGGGAAGAACGTGCTTCTTCCGCAGGCGGCCACCGGGCTCGCCGCGCGGTTGCGCGACCGCGGCTACACCCCGGTCGGCGCCGACCTCACCGAGCTTCTCAAGGCCGGCGGCAGCGTCAAGTGCTGCACCCTCGAACTGCGCGAGTGA
- a CDS encoding ATP-binding cassette domain-containing protein produces the protein MTTTASQSLAIAARGLRKSYGEKTILDGIDLTVPTGSIFSLLGPNGAGKTTVVKILSTLITYQADELYVGGHDLASDPQNVRASIGVTGQFSAVDGLITGEENMILMADLHHLSRGEGRRTVAELLERFHLTDVAKKPASTYSGGMKRRLDIAMTLVGDPRIIFLDEPTTGLDPRSRHNTWQIIRELVSGGVTVFLTTQYLEEADELADRIAVLSDGRIAAEGTAEELKRLIPGGHVRLRFADPVAYRSAVSALNEATTDDEALARQASSDGTRRELRSILDWLDSSGFALREVSRDDEALALRIPSDGGQRELRSILDWLDAAGIEADELTVHTPDLDDVFFALTGGLNQPAKEAVR, from the coding sequence ATGACGACCACGGCATCGCAATCACTCGCCATCGCGGCCAGGGGGCTGCGAAAGTCCTACGGGGAGAAGACGATTCTCGACGGCATCGACCTGACGGTGCCGACCGGCAGCATCTTCTCGCTGCTCGGGCCGAACGGTGCGGGCAAGACCACGGTGGTGAAGATCCTCTCGACGCTCATCACGTACCAGGCCGACGAGTTGTACGTCGGCGGGCACGATCTGGCCTCGGACCCGCAGAACGTTCGCGCCTCGATCGGGGTCACCGGGCAGTTCTCCGCCGTCGACGGTCTGATCACGGGCGAGGAGAACATGATCCTCATGGCCGACCTGCACCATCTCTCGCGCGGCGAGGGCCGGCGCACCGTGGCGGAGCTGCTGGAGCGCTTCCACCTGACGGACGTGGCGAAGAAGCCCGCGTCCACCTACTCGGGCGGCATGAAGCGCCGCCTGGACATCGCCATGACGCTCGTCGGCGACCCGCGCATCATCTTCCTCGACGAGCCGACGACCGGCCTCGACCCGCGCAGCCGCCACAACACGTGGCAGATCATCCGTGAGCTGGTCTCCGGCGGGGTCACCGTCTTCCTCACCACGCAGTATCTGGAGGAGGCGGACGAACTCGCCGACCGGATCGCCGTGCTGAGCGACGGCAGGATCGCCGCCGAGGGAACCGCGGAGGAGCTGAAACGGCTCATTCCCGGCGGTCACGTGCGGCTGCGGTTCGCCGACCCCGTCGCCTACCGTTCCGCGGTCTCCGCGCTCAACGAGGCGACCACCGACGACGAGGCGCTGGCGCGCCAGGCCTCCAGCGACGGCACCCGGCGCGAACTGCGCTCGATCCTCGACTGGCTGGACTCCTCCGGCTTCGCGCTGCGCGAGGTCAGCAGGGACGACGAGGCGCTCGCGCTGCGGATCCCCAGCGACGGCGGGCAGCGGGAGCTGCGCTCGATCCTCGACTGGCTGGACGCCGCGGGCATCGAGGCGGACGAACTGACCGTGCACACCCCGGACCTCGACGACGTGTTCTTCGCGCTGACCGGTGGTCTCAACCAGCCCGCCAAGGAGGCCGTCCGATGA
- a CDS encoding cytochrome P450, protein MTDPSASGLAAPAGRTLPIPRTCPFSPPSDYAELREEEPVSRLGLPNKDEAWVLTRYDDIRAVLTDARFSSDVNLPGYPFFTPERPSEQPIQLLIHMDPPTHGEARRKVISEYTAKRTRDLRPRVQRIVDERLDAILRGPRRIDLVAEFAVPVPALVMFEQLGIPRADHAWFLSTNSLLISGLTSEADRDEAFGALSGYLMELIEKKEAEPGDDLLSRQIAKNKESGTYDRTWLTGLALLLFIGGSENMTGMISLGAMALLRHPEQRARIAADPSLTPGAVEEMLRCFTIAELTMTRVATEDVELGGKVIRAGEGLVALTNAADHDPAVFPEPDVFDIDRPARSHLAFGFGAHQCLGQSLARLELQVIFDSLGARLPGMELAVPFDELRYRSDDEGVFGLAELPVTW, encoded by the coding sequence GTGACCGATCCATCCGCGTCGGGACTGGCCGCACCGGCCGGCCGGACCCTGCCCATCCCCCGTACCTGTCCCTTCTCCCCGCCCTCCGACTACGCCGAGCTGCGGGAGGAGGAGCCCGTCTCCCGGCTCGGACTGCCGAACAAGGACGAGGCGTGGGTCCTCACCCGCTACGACGACATCCGCGCCGTGCTCACCGACGCCCGGTTCAGCTCGGACGTCAACCTGCCCGGATACCCCTTCTTCACCCCGGAGCGGCCCAGCGAGCAGCCGATCCAACTGCTGATCCACATGGACCCGCCGACCCACGGCGAGGCCCGTCGCAAGGTGATCAGCGAGTACACCGCGAAACGGACCCGTGACCTGCGGCCCCGCGTCCAGCGCATCGTCGACGAGCGGCTGGACGCGATCCTGCGAGGCCCTCGGCGTATCGACCTGGTGGCGGAGTTCGCGGTCCCCGTGCCTGCGCTGGTGATGTTCGAGCAACTCGGTATCCCCCGCGCCGACCACGCGTGGTTCCTGTCCACCAACTCCCTGCTGATCAGCGGTCTGACCTCGGAGGCCGACAGGGACGAGGCGTTCGGGGCGCTCAGCGGATATCTGATGGAGCTGATCGAGAAGAAGGAGGCCGAGCCCGGCGACGACCTCCTCAGCAGGCAGATCGCCAAGAACAAGGAGAGCGGCACCTACGACCGCACCTGGCTGACGGGGCTGGCGCTGCTGCTGTTCATCGGCGGGTCGGAGAACATGACCGGCATGATCTCGCTCGGCGCGATGGCGCTCCTGCGCCATCCCGAGCAGCGCGCGCGGATCGCCGCCGACCCCTCGCTGACTCCGGGGGCGGTGGAGGAGATGCTGCGCTGCTTCACCATCGCCGAGCTGACGATGACACGGGTCGCCACCGAGGATGTCGAGCTGGGTGGAAAGGTCATCCGTGCGGGCGAGGGCCTGGTGGCGCTGACCAACGCGGCCGACCACGATCCTGCGGTCTTCCCCGAGCCCGACGTATTCGACATCGACCGCCCGGCCCGCAGCCATCTGGCCTTCGGCTTCGGCGCCCACCAGTGCCTGGGCCAGAGCCTGGCCAGGCTGGAATTGCAGGTGATCTTCGACTCGCTGGGTGCCCGCCTGCCCGGTATGGAACTGGCCGTGCCGTTCGACGAACTGAGGTACAGGAGCGACGACGAGGGCGTCTTCGGCCTCGCCGAGCTTCCCGTCACCTGGTAG
- a CDS encoding cytochrome P450: MSRPATELPELPIKRPSGCPFDPPQDLGRLREEQPVVPMIFPDGHRGWLVTSHELVRAVLEDNRFSARFELIHSPLPGAGTKGMLPPAPPGMFGGMDLPESGRYRTLLKPRFSSRRMDKLQDRIQEITDGYLDAMEEHGPSADLVEAYALPIPALVICELLGVPYADREAFQSNAIGVNNNDLPTEEQWACLVAIQEYLTGLVVAKRTSPDNDLMSELTETGLTDEEIANIAALMLGAGFETTANMIALGTWVLLRNPEQLAAFRSDPALTDRTVEELLRYLTITHTGARAALEDVELGGQLIRAGDSVALSNQAANRDPRKFSDPNAFDLHRQASGHVAFGRGVHLCMGKDLARVEMRVTLPSLFARFPKLRLDIDPDDIPLRFNSDVFGVDRLPVRWDGA; encoded by the coding sequence ATGTCCCGCCCTGCCACTGAACTGCCGGAACTGCCCATCAAACGTCCCTCCGGCTGCCCCTTCGATCCGCCCCAGGACCTGGGACGGCTGCGCGAGGAGCAGCCCGTGGTGCCGATGATCTTCCCCGACGGGCACCGGGGCTGGCTGGTGACCAGTCACGAGCTGGTCCGCGCGGTGCTGGAGGACAACCGCTTCAGCGCACGGTTCGAACTCATCCACTCCCCGCTGCCCGGAGCCGGTACCAAGGGGATGCTGCCGCCCGCCCCGCCGGGGATGTTCGGCGGGATGGACCTGCCGGAGTCCGGCCGCTACCGCACCCTGCTCAAGCCCCGGTTCAGCAGCCGCCGGATGGACAAGCTGCAGGACCGCATCCAGGAGATCACCGACGGATACCTGGACGCCATGGAGGAGCACGGTCCCTCCGCGGACCTGGTGGAGGCGTACGCCCTGCCCATTCCGGCACTGGTGATATGCGAGCTGCTCGGTGTCCCCTACGCGGACCGCGAGGCGTTCCAGAGCAACGCGATCGGCGTGAACAACAACGACCTGCCGACCGAGGAACAGTGGGCCTGCCTCGTCGCCATCCAGGAGTACCTCACCGGTCTGGTCGTGGCCAAGCGCACCAGCCCCGACAACGATTTGATGAGCGAGCTCACCGAGACCGGCCTGACGGACGAGGAGATCGCCAACATCGCGGCCCTGATGCTGGGCGCGGGATTCGAGACCACCGCCAACATGATCGCGCTGGGCACCTGGGTGCTGCTGCGCAACCCCGAGCAGCTCGCCGCGTTCCGCTCCGACCCGGCCCTCACCGACCGGACCGTCGAGGAGTTGCTGCGCTATCTGACCATCACCCACACGGGGGCGCGGGCGGCCCTGGAGGACGTGGAACTCGGCGGGCAGCTGATCCGGGCGGGCGACAGCGTGGCCCTGTCGAACCAGGCGGCCAACCGTGACCCTCGGAAGTTCTCCGACCCCAACGCCTTCGACCTGCACCGGCAGGCGTCGGGGCACGTCGCCTTCGGGCGCGGTGTCCACCTGTGCATGGGCAAGGACCTGGCCCGCGTGGAGATGCGCGTCACGCTGCCCTCCCTGTTCGCGCGGTTCCCGAAGCTCCGCCTGGACATCGACCCCGACGACATCCCGCTGCGGTTCAACTCCGACGTGTTCGGCGTCGACCGCCTTCCCGTGAGGTGGGACGGGGCCTGA
- a CDS encoding ATP-binding protein, whose protein sequence is MSTDLTLLSRVAYYGQEVTAPRIRELLALLAEDLRRGCSTDRLVAGLWPDELPERPAKALQVLVSRARALLGADLVASTPNGYRLALAEWRVDAAALLLHAAASAERARAGDHAGSLASAEAGLALWDGALDGESGPLASLRAERAPVRGSLVRAQGLALARLGRHAEAAGPLAVAASEHPRDEEVLAQLLRGEGAAAGPSAALTRYEAYRRELRDELGTDPGAALRAVHQELLHGAAPVVRHGVPHEPNPLLGRDGDIASVEKLLRASRAVTVTGPGGLGKTRLAYAVSRRAEQHVVHFVPLVGVTADGDVAAEVASTLGAGENRHTGVSRHVSADPVSGILGVLGSGPVLLVLDNCEHVIGGAADLVQALVSSSKELRVLATSRAPLGLTSEAVYALPELGLETSVELFTQRARAARPGVRLPPDAVAELCGHLDGLPLAVELAAARVRVMSVPEIARRIGDRFALLRGGARDVPERHRTLHAVVEWSWNLLTEDAKAALRTLSVFPGGFSGEAAEHVLGEDALLMLEQLAGQSLVTVVDGPVGVRCRMLETLREFSAARRAEAGEGESAVDRFLDWARGFGVAYHDVLFGSDPLADWELIRAEQDNLVLALRYALARGDGPSIAALTAVLAALWSTDSNYPRLAALAADTGPPLSHYAPEPDYVEVTRVAAVLCTASLLMGYRPQATVVRQLVTLRRLPPARPDTLLCATALVLSAIPEMVAPRYEVLRRLCDSGLPLVAGIAECVATYVWEYEHDFDRALASARRMIAALASVANPSLQVMAHARVSDMCLQTEQGDAAYGHLKTALEALPRLDEEHDSIGVRRGLVLACLQRGELDEAEYWLRQAAGDSTRPGDASHISDLGGRAEIALARGRTETGLGLWRTAVERMADADPAHGGDPWLDPWALEIQSAAVTAHAHADRLDLVAEAVGRLRQRLLTLLSGPPRTPRELPVFGTVLHALGMAGLASGDASAVRLVALAERLRVLREFQPTMSAARARRAAEAADAAAWADAVSRAAALERDELREAARALVSERV, encoded by the coding sequence GTGAGCACCGATCTGACCTTGCTGTCGCGTGTCGCCTACTACGGACAGGAAGTCACCGCACCCCGGATCCGCGAGCTCCTCGCCCTCCTCGCGGAGGATCTGCGCAGAGGGTGCAGCACCGACCGGCTGGTGGCGGGGCTGTGGCCGGACGAACTGCCCGAGCGGCCCGCCAAGGCGCTTCAGGTCCTGGTCTCACGGGCCCGCGCGCTGCTCGGCGCCGATCTCGTGGCCAGCACCCCGAACGGCTACCGCCTCGCCCTCGCCGAGTGGCGGGTGGACGCCGCCGCGCTCCTGCTGCACGCCGCCGCCTCGGCCGAACGGGCCAGGGCCGGGGACCACGCGGGTTCGCTTGCCTCCGCCGAGGCCGGGCTCGCCCTGTGGGACGGCGCCCTGGACGGGGAGAGCGGCCCTCTCGCCTCCCTGCGCGCCGAACGGGCCCCCGTACGCGGCTCGCTGGTCCGCGCGCAGGGGCTCGCCCTCGCACGACTGGGGCGGCATGCCGAGGCCGCCGGGCCGCTGGCGGTGGCCGCGTCCGAACACCCCCGTGACGAGGAGGTCCTCGCCCAACTGCTGCGCGGCGAAGGGGCGGCCGCCGGACCGTCGGCCGCGCTGACCCGGTACGAGGCGTACCGGCGCGAGTTGCGCGACGAACTCGGCACGGACCCCGGCGCGGCGCTCAGAGCCGTACATCAGGAGCTGCTGCACGGGGCGGCGCCCGTGGTGCGGCACGGGGTCCCGCACGAGCCGAACCCACTGCTGGGGCGCGACGGGGACATCGCCTCGGTCGAAAAGCTGCTGCGCGCCTCGCGGGCGGTGACCGTCACCGGCCCCGGCGGGCTCGGCAAGACGCGGCTCGCGTACGCCGTCAGCCGCCGCGCCGAGCAGCACGTCGTGCACTTCGTGCCGCTCGTCGGCGTCACGGCCGACGGTGATGTGGCCGCCGAGGTGGCGTCGACGCTCGGGGCGGGCGAGAACCGGCACACCGGAGTGAGCAGACACGTCTCGGCGGACCCGGTGTCCGGGATTCTGGGGGTGCTGGGCTCGGGTCCCGTGCTGCTGGTGCTGGACAACTGCGAACACGTCATCGGTGGCGCGGCCGACCTCGTACAGGCGCTGGTGTCGTCGTCGAAAGAGCTGCGGGTCCTGGCCACCAGCCGGGCGCCGCTCGGCCTGACCTCGGAGGCGGTGTACGCGCTGCCGGAGCTGGGCCTGGAGACGTCCGTGGAGCTGTTCACGCAGCGGGCGCGGGCCGCCCGGCCCGGTGTGCGGCTGCCGCCGGACGCGGTGGCCGAGCTGTGCGGGCACCTGGACGGGCTGCCGCTGGCCGTGGAGTTGGCCGCGGCTCGGGTGCGGGTGATGTCGGTTCCGGAGATCGCCCGGCGGATCGGCGACCGGTTCGCGCTGCTGCGCGGCGGTGCGCGGGACGTGCCCGAGCGCCATCGCACGCTGCACGCGGTCGTGGAGTGGAGCTGGAACCTCCTCACCGAGGACGCCAAGGCGGCGCTGCGCACGCTGTCGGTGTTCCCCGGCGGCTTCTCGGGGGAGGCGGCGGAACACGTGCTGGGTGAGGACGCCCTCCTGATGCTGGAGCAGTTGGCCGGGCAGTCGCTCGTCACGGTGGTGGACGGACCGGTGGGGGTCCGGTGCCGAATGCTGGAGACCTTGCGGGAGTTCAGCGCCGCCCGGCGTGCGGAGGCGGGAGAGGGGGAGTCGGCCGTCGACCGGTTCCTGGACTGGGCGCGGGGGTTCGGGGTCGCGTACCACGACGTCCTGTTCGGGTCGGATCCCCTGGCGGACTGGGAGTTGATCCGCGCCGAGCAGGACAACCTCGTCCTGGCGCTGCGGTACGCGCTGGCCCGGGGGGACGGGCCCTCCATCGCGGCGCTGACGGCGGTGCTCGCCGCGCTGTGGTCGACCGACTCCAACTACCCGAGGCTGGCGGCGCTCGCCGCCGACACCGGGCCGCCGCTCTCGCACTACGCTCCCGAGCCCGACTACGTCGAGGTCACCCGTGTCGCCGCCGTGCTGTGCACGGCGAGCCTGCTCATGGGCTACCGCCCGCAGGCCACCGTGGTGCGGCAGTTGGTGACGCTGCGGCGGCTGCCGCCCGCGCGGCCCGACACACTGCTCTGTGCCACCGCGCTGGTGCTGAGCGCGATCCCCGAGATGGTGGCGCCCAGGTACGAGGTGCTGCGGCGGCTGTGCGACAGCGGGCTTCCGCTGGTCGCGGGGATCGCCGAGTGTGTCGCCACGTACGTCTGGGAGTACGAGCACGACTTCGACCGCGCGCTCGCCTCGGCCCGCCGGATGATCGCGGCTCTGGCGTCGGTCGCCAATCCCTCGCTCCAGGTCATGGCGCACGCACGAGTGAGCGACATGTGTCTGCAGACGGAGCAGGGAGACGCCGCGTACGGGCATCTGAAGACGGCGCTGGAGGCGTTGCCTCGGCTCGACGAGGAGCACGACTCGATCGGCGTCCGCCGAGGCCTGGTGCTGGCCTGCCTGCAACGGGGCGAACTGGACGAGGCGGAGTACTGGCTGCGGCAGGCGGCGGGCGACAGCACCCGGCCAGGTGACGCCTCCCACATCTCCGACCTGGGCGGGCGTGCCGAGATCGCGCTCGCGCGGGGGCGCACGGAGACAGGGCTCGGCCTGTGGCGCACCGCGGTGGAACGGATGGCCGACGCGGACCCCGCGCACGGCGGCGACCCGTGGCTGGACCCGTGGGCGCTGGAGATCCAGTCGGCCGCGGTGACGGCGCACGCGCACGCGGACCGGCTCGACCTGGTGGCGGAGGCCGTCGGACGGCTGCGCCAGCGGCTGCTGACACTGTTGTCGGGACCGCCGCGCACACCCAGGGAACTGCCGGTGTTCGGGACGGTGCTGCACGCGCTGGGGATGGCGGGGCTCGCCTCGGGGGACGCGTCGGCGGTACGGCTGGTGGCGTTGGCCGAGCGGCTGCGGGTGCTGCGCGAGTTCCAGCCGACGATGTCGGCGGCGCGGGCCAGGCGGGCGGCCGAGGCTGCGGACGCCGCAGCCTGGGCGGACGCGGTGTCCCGCGCTGCCGCGCTGGAGCGCGACGAACTGCGGGAGGCCGCGCGGGCCCTGGTCTCCGAGCGGGTCTGA
- a CDS encoding non-ribosomal peptide synthetase encodes MIPLPTVHSRSAAAGFTLDPGLAGAVRALAGERDVPTAAVLAVALDVLLLHLGADVRPELRANPPFGQLLADVRDRGADGPAGQDVAARGGPALTVVPDLACREPAGEIEYPEGLLPPTAEAGLADRFVRVLRRLVADPALPVAAVDVLHPAERYRLLEELVGTEVESPPLTLPELVRRQVRATPEAPAVQDGRQELTYRQLDAESDRLAERLTAYGLGPESLVGLALPRSAELVVALLGILKSGAGYLPIDPRYPSRRLEFLLSDAAPALLLTDTATARALPDHGIPRHRVDARAPESGAPPRRSGGGAARPPLRPDNLAYLMYTSGSTGTPKGVAITHAGVVNGVSRLAAAVDLGPGARVLASTSVNFDVSVFEVFAALSTGAVVDVVRDVLALGERGGWTGGVMHTVPSVFAEMLDRFTGRLDAGVLMFAGEALTGELARQVHRAFPGTSVVNAYGQTESFYATAYTVPRGGAGRGAVPIGRPLGNMRAYVLGPGLAPVPPGVAGELYVGGAIGRGYHARPGLTAERFVADPFDRPGRRMYRTGDLARWNAEGQLEHLGRADTQMKVRGIRVEPAEIESVLAGHPGIAHAAVAVHPRPGSVGGHIVAYIVPATPSRTGADGQEAALAPRKLRRFVADRLPDHMIPSTFVALDRLPLGPNGKLDRGRLPVPGGGR; translated from the coding sequence ATGATCCCGCTGCCGACCGTGCACTCCCGCAGCGCCGCGGCGGGTTTCACCCTGGACCCCGGACTCGCGGGCGCGGTACGGGCACTGGCCGGGGAACGGGACGTGCCGACGGCCGCGGTGCTGGCCGTGGCCCTGGACGTGCTCCTCCTCCACCTCGGTGCCGACGTCCGGCCGGAGCTGCGGGCCAACCCGCCCTTCGGACAACTCCTCGCGGACGTACGGGACCGGGGCGCCGACGGCCCGGCCGGGCAGGACGTGGCCGCTCGCGGCGGCCCGGCGCTCACCGTCGTCCCTGACCTCGCCTGCCGGGAGCCGGCGGGAGAGATCGAGTACCCCGAGGGCCTCCTCCCGCCGACCGCTGAGGCGGGGCTCGCGGACCGGTTCGTGCGGGTGCTGCGCCGGCTGGTGGCCGACCCCGCGCTGCCGGTGGCCGCGGTCGACGTGCTGCACCCGGCCGAGCGCTACCGGCTGCTGGAGGAACTGGTCGGTACGGAGGTGGAGTCGCCCCCGCTGACCCTGCCCGAGCTGGTGCGGCGCCAGGTGCGCGCGACCCCGGAGGCGCCGGCCGTGCAGGACGGCCGACAAGAACTGACGTACCGTCAGCTGGACGCCGAGTCCGACCGTCTGGCGGAGCGGCTGACCGCCTACGGGCTGGGGCCGGAGTCGCTCGTGGGGCTGGCCCTGCCGCGCTCCGCGGAGCTGGTGGTCGCCCTGCTCGGCATCCTGAAGTCCGGTGCCGGATACCTGCCGATCGACCCCCGCTACCCCAGCCGCCGCCTGGAGTTCCTGCTCTCCGACGCCGCCCCCGCCCTGCTGCTCACCGACACCGCGACGGCACGGGCGCTCCCCGACCACGGCATCCCCCGCCACCGCGTCGACGCCCGAGCCCCTGAAAGCGGCGCTCCACCCCGGCGATCCGGCGGTGGAGCGGCGCGGCCGCCCCTGCGCCCCGACAACCTGGCCTACTTGATGTACACCTCGGGCTCGACGGGTACCCCCAAGGGAGTGGCGATCACCCACGCGGGCGTGGTGAACGGCGTCTCCCGGCTGGCCGCCGCCGTCGATCTGGGCCCCGGCGCCCGCGTCCTGGCGAGTACGTCCGTCAACTTCGACGTCTCGGTCTTCGAGGTGTTCGCCGCCCTGAGCACCGGAGCCGTGGTCGATGTCGTCCGCGACGTCCTGGCACTCGGCGAGCGCGGTGGCTGGACCGGCGGCGTCATGCACACCGTGCCCTCGGTCTTCGCCGAGATGCTCGACCGGTTCACCGGCCGGCTCGACGCCGGGGTGCTGATGTTCGCGGGAGAGGCACTGACCGGCGAGCTGGCCCGCCAGGTCCACCGGGCGTTCCCCGGCACGTCGGTCGTCAACGCCTACGGGCAGACCGAGAGCTTCTACGCGACCGCCTACACCGTCCCACGCGGCGGCGCGGGCCGGGGAGCCGTCCCGATCGGCCGCCCCCTGGGCAACATGCGGGCCTACGTACTCGGTCCTGGACTCGCCCCCGTACCGCCCGGTGTCGCGGGGGAGTTGTACGTCGGCGGGGCGATCGGCCGCGGCTACCACGCCCGTCCGGGGCTGACGGCCGAACGGTTCGTCGCCGACCCGTTCGATCGGCCGGGGCGGCGCATGTACCGCACGGGCGACCTGGCCCGCTGGAACGCCGAAGGACAGCTGGAGCATCTGGGCCGGGCGGACACCCAGATGAAGGTGCGCGGGATCCGCGTCGAGCCCGCCGAGATCGAGTCGGTCCTGGCCGGTCACCCCGGCATCGCCCATGCCGCGGTCGCCGTACACCCCCGGCCTGGCTCCGTCGGCGGCCACATCGTCGCCTACATCGTCCCCGCCACCCCCTCCCGGACCGGCGCCGACGGCCAGGAGGCCGCTCTCGCGCCGAGGAAACTGCGCAGGTTCGTGGCGGACCGACTCCCCGACCACATGATTCCCTCCACGTTCGTCGCCCTGGACAGGCTTCCGCTGGGCCCCAACGGCAAGCTGGACCGGGGGCGACTGCCCGTACCGGGGGGTGGCCGGTGA
- a CDS encoding ABC transporter permease yields MSSLSFAVHDSTTMVRRNLLHARRYPALTLNVVLTPLIMLLLFVYVFGDVMSAGIGGGGANRAEYVAYITPGILMMTIGTTLVGTSVSVADDMTEGIMARFRTMAIHRGAVLIGHVAGSVLRSVISVTLVGAVAVAIGFRSKDATVVEWVAAFGLLVLVALAFTWMAIAVGMASPNGEAAGNNAVPLVILPFISSAFVPVDAMPGWFQPVAEYQPFTPAIETLRGLLLGGGIGHNGWLSVVWCVGLAVLGYYWSKSLFNRETR; encoded by the coding sequence ATGAGTTCCCTCTCCTTCGCCGTGCACGACTCGACCACGATGGTGCGCCGCAACCTGCTGCACGCGCGGCGCTATCCGGCGCTGACCCTGAATGTGGTGCTGACCCCGCTCATCATGTTGCTGCTGTTCGTCTACGTCTTCGGCGACGTGATGAGCGCGGGCATCGGCGGGGGCGGGGCGAACCGCGCCGAGTACGTCGCCTACATCACCCCCGGCATTCTGATGATGACCATCGGCACCACCCTCGTCGGGACCTCGGTGTCCGTGGCCGACGACATGACCGAGGGCATCATGGCCCGGTTCCGCACCATGGCGATCCACCGGGGTGCGGTGCTGATCGGGCACGTCGCGGGCAGCGTGCTGCGCTCGGTCATCAGCGTGACCCTGGTCGGTGCGGTGGCGGTGGCCATCGGTTTCCGCTCGAAGGACGCGACGGTCGTGGAGTGGGTGGCGGCGTTCGGGCTGCTGGTGCTGGTCGCCCTGGCGTTCACCTGGATGGCGATCGCCGTCGGCATGGCCAGCCCGAACGGCGAGGCGGCCGGGAACAACGCGGTGCCGCTGGTCATCCTGCCCTTCATCTCCAGTGCCTTCGTGCCGGTCGACGCGATGCCGGGCTGGTTCCAGCCGGTCGCCGAGTACCAGCCGTTCACCCCCGCCATCGAGACCCTGCGCGGGCTGCTGCTCGGCGGTGGGATCGGCCACAACGGGTGGCTCAGCGTGGTCTGGTGCGTGGGTCTGGCCGTACTCGGCTACTACTGGTCGAAGTCGCTGTTCAACCGCGAGACGCGGTGA